AAATGGTTCAAATATCTTTTCTCTTTTGTCAAAAGGGATGATTTCGCCATCGTTTCGAAATTCTATATTAAACATGATATCATCACTGTTGAATGGAAGCAGCTTGATATGAACATGATTGTCGGCGTATTTTATGCCATTATGAATTAAATTTGTGAGAATTTTGCGCAGAGCCTCTTCATCTACAAAGGCTGTTAGTGTAATACGGGGCAAAGAAAGATCATAATGCAGCAGTTTTTCTTTTGCCAGGGAGTTCAAATCATTGAATACATCGGACAACAAACTGTTAATATCCGTTTTAGTGAAAATAAGGCTCATATTATTTGTTTCTGCTTTTCTGAAATCTAAAAGTTGATTGGTGAGACGGATAAGTCTACTTGTATTTTTCTCCATGAGAGCAAGATCGCTTGCTGTTTCGCTATCCGTGAATTGTCGTGTGCGGATTATTTTCTCGAGTGGCATTTTTATCAAAGTCAGTGGCGTACGGATCTCATGGGCGAGGTTGGTGAAAAATTCAAGCTTAAGATTATATACTTCTTGTTCTTTTTTGCGTTCATAGTTATCCATTTTCTGGGCATTATTTGCCTTAATAAGCAGGAAGTAATATCTTAAAATCAATAAAACAATCGTGCTAACAGCGAAGAAATAAGCAAAGTATGCCCATGAAGACAACCACCAGGGAGGCGATACCACAATACGTAGTTCTTTTTCAGTTGGATTCCATATTCCATTATTGTTAGCTCCTTTAAATCTAAAGGTATAGGTTCCAGGAGGAAGTTTATTGTAATATATTTTTTGGTTGCCTGTAATATCCGTCCAGCCCTTATCATAACCCTCCATGATATAACGATAGGCATTGCTTTTTGGGGAAACAAAGCTCAAGGCTGCGATATTAAAACTGATATTGGAACTGTTATAGGACAGTTGAATCTCTTTTGATAGCGAGATGGATTGTTTCAGTATGCCATTTTCACGAACTGGTATGCTCTCGTTGTTGATCTGAATGTCGCTAATGAAAATAGGCGGAATAAAGCTATTCTTAATGGATTTTGTCGGGTTAAAGCTTACCATTCCCTTTATGGTTCCAAAATATAATGTACCATCCTTATCTTTAAATGCTGAATTATAATTAAACTGATCCGCGGGAAGCCCGTCTCTCGATGTATAGATGACCATATGGGGGAGATTTCCGTCCAGTCTGACCAGTCCACCACCTGTTGATATCCATATACTGTTATTATCGTCTTCCAATACTTTAAATACTTGATTGGAAGGTAAACCCGATTCGGTCAGATAGTTGGTGAAATGTCCATCACGACGGTATTTTGAGAGACCGCTTTCCGTACAAAACCACAGATTTTTTTTACTGTCTTCAAATAAGCCATTGACGTAATTATTGACGAGTGTATTCCGTTTACCTTGTTCAGAGCTTAAATGTTGTATCTCGCCCGTGCCACGATTATACTGGTAGACTCCACTGCCATAAGTGTTGACCCAAAGTATGCCATATTCATCTTCGTAAATTCCTTGTATCCAGGCTTTAATGGGGAGGACGTCAAAACTGTCACTGTGTTTATTGTAGCCATATAATGCGCGGTCTGTCCCTACAAACATGCTGTTGTCTCTGGACTTAAAGATGCAAACGGCGAAGCTGCTTTGTAGCGGGCCGCTACCGATGCGGTCATAGTGCTTTTTTAATTTTCCGGTCTTTACGTTGAGTATATCCAGTCCATGTGTTGTGGAGCCTACCCAGAGTTCATCGCCTATTGTTGCCAAACCATGGACATTGTTATGTGCAATACTTCCCTTTTTTCCATTGGCAACAAAATGCTGAATCTGTTGTGTTTGCCCATCTATTTTATTTAGACCACCATCTTCTGTGCCTATCCAGAAATTTCCATAGCTATCTTTTTTTATATCATGTACGATATTCCCTGATAAAGCAGATTTTCCAAATCCATATAAGTACTTTTTGAAATTGTCGAATTGGTTGCTGTATTGGTTAAAACCGCCGAAAAATGTTCCAAACCAGATGTTATCTTCACGGTCACGATAGAAATTCAAAACAGCATTGTCCGATATGGCAAATGGATTGAGCAGATCTTTTTTGATGTGTTGGCTCTGACCTGTATGAATGTTATAGGTATATATTCCTGTCTCTGTTCCGATCCAGTATACCGACTCTGTCTGTTGGATAATGCAATTTGCCTGGATGACTTTTTTTGGGTAATGGTTTGCAAATAAGTTTTTTAATGTTCCGTTTTTAAAATCAAACAGGTAGGCTGAATTGATGGTACCGACCATGAGCAGGGAGTCGTTGATGGCGTAGACGGTCTTTGTGTTGGCCAGTGCTTTCCGATTTGTTTTTTTGAGTGCAATTTGAACAAACTTACCTTCGTTGACCTGATACCGTTCTATCGTACTGTTAATATCTGTGGTCCACAGCCCGCCTTTTTTGCTACTGGTAATGGCCACTAGGGTATTTTTGTTTTGATCAAAAGGAACGATCTCTGTCGTGTAAGGATTATAACGATAGAGTTTTCCCGTGGAAAGCAACCAGATAAAACCGGCATATTCATGTATGGCATTTACCTCTCCAATCGGTATTCTATCGAAGGGCTGGAAGTTTTCTTTCACCGGATTGTAACAATAGGTCCCCCGTGTCGTTCCCACCCATAGTATACCTTTGCTATCGGTCAGGATACTTAAAATAGACGAACTCCCGATGCTTGTAGGATCTGAAGCATTGTGCCTAAATATCTTAAATTGATTGCCATCAAAACGATTAAGACCATTCCTTGTCCCTAGCCAAAGAAAGCCCTGGGTATCTTGTGTAATACACTTAACAGAACTATTGGAAAGACCATCGTGGGGTTGATAATTTTTAAAATAGAACGATTGCGCCTGTAGGTTAGTCCATACAAGTAGGAGATAGAGGATAGGTATAAGGGTTATTACGCGCAAAATTGATAATGTATCTCTAAAAATAGTCAATAAAAAAGAAAAAAAAGAGTTTTGCTGATACACTGTGATATAAAATTGAGACGCTATGATTGGGGTTGCAATAAAGATTTTCTCATTTTTATGGAACGATAATAACCAAATATAAACGTATGTCTTGCCCTAAAATTATGACAGTGAAAACCTGTAATCTTATTTTTCAGCGAGTTTCTTCTCAATGTTTAGCGTTGACGATGCTATATTTCAATGTCTTAACTTTTTGCATTGTTTCTAATTTGGTTTCTCTCGAAGTATGTTGTTTTAAGAAGGTCAGTTGTCGCTATTTGACGGGTGCCTAATGAAGCACGACTATTTTTGATTGCGATAGATTTTGAAATCACTTAACATTATTTGAACAGGACAAAGTTCAAGATAATATAATCAATTAAACCACCAATTTAGAAGCGTATGAAAAACAAACTACTTGCGCAATGTGTAATGATGCCAGCATTACTGCTTACAACCTTTATTGCGGTAGCCCAGACCAGGGTGCTGAAAGGAAAGGTCGTGGATGAAACCCAAAGTCCCTTGACTGGTGCTACCATTAAAGTAAAAGGGAGTACTACAGCAACAACCACCGATGCTGACGGTGGATTTTCAATAAATATCAGTAATGATGCGAAATCACTTGAGGTATCTTATATTGGCTACGCAACCAAGGAAGTGCCAATTGCAGGCAACGATATGACCATTGCACTTGAACCGGGCTCCAATCAGGGGTTGGATGAAGTGGTTGTCATTGGTTATGGTACTGCTCGCAAAAGAGATCTGACGGGATCTATGGTAACAATTGGTGCCAAGAATTTTAATAAAGGTATAATGACGAGCCCTGATCAATTGATCCAGGGAAAAACTCCTGGTGTAATGGTTATTAACAACACGGGGCAGCCTGGTGGATCAACCACAGTACGTATCCGTGGTAACTCGTCGATCCGGGCGAGCAATAATCCGCTATTTGTACTTGATGGAGTGCCAATGTCAGGTAATTCACCATTACCCGAGGGCAGAGGGGGATTTTCCTCGGATAGAGGGAACCCATTGACCTATCTGAATCCAGGTGATATTGCAAGCATGGATATCTTGAAAGATGCTTCCGCTACAGCAATCTATGGGTCACGTGGAGCAAATGGAGTTGTTATCATCACAACGAAAAAAGGAAAAGTCGGACCGCCGGAAATTTCTGTCGGTGCATCAGCGGGGGTATCTACGATGCGTGAATATCCAGATGTGCTAAATGCGTCGCGATTTAGGGAAGCATTGAATTATTATACGCCTTCTGAAGTAGCAAATTCTGACTTTGGCGGTAATGAAGATGCTTTTAAAGCAATTACAAGAAAAGCAATTACTCAAAATTACTATGCAGATGTAGCCGGGGGTACTGAGCACGGGAAATATCGCTTATCTGGTGGATATTTAAACCAAAATGGTATTATCCGTGGATCCCAATTGAAGAAATATACAGCAAATTTTAGCGGTAACTTTCGTTTTTTGGAAAACAAAAGATTAGGACTTGACTTCGCTGTGTTTTTAACTCAAATGGATAACAAATATGCGCCAATCAATGCAACCGTGGGGTCAGAAGGAAATGTAATCTCCCAGGCGCTACAATGGAATCCAACAAGACCATTGCGCGATGATAAAGGCAATTTAACCTTTGTTAGTTCAACCACGCGTAATCCATTGACCAGTATTGAAGCGTTCAAGGACGTTGCAACGACAAACACCATGGTGGTCAATTTGGCACCTTACTATAAAATTACGGATGATTTAGAATACCGATTTATCTATAGTGCCATGCGACAAACCGGTAACCGTGAAGGTATGTATAGAGCCGGACTAATTGATCCATCGGCAGTGAATAATGAGCAAGCATTTATCTCTAATAATGGCGAGACAAATTTGCAGATGACACATATGCTTTCTTACAACAAACAAATCAACGACGATTGGAGTGTAAACGCTGTTGCTGGTTATGAGTATTTGGATTATAACTACAACAACAACATCTCATTCGGTGGCGGATTTAAGTATATGGGATTAGATTACTTTGATTATTTGCAATACTCGACAGTTTCAACCCGAGAAATAGCTTCTTACAGAAGTCCGACAAATCAATTGCAGTCATTTTTCTTACGTGGTGGATTTAATTATTTGGATCGCTATTTATTTACAGCGACAGCGCGAAGAGATGGGTCAACTAAATTTGGTGCTAACAACAAATATGCAATGTTCCCATCCCTTGCGATCGCTTGGAATGTGGCGCAGGAAGAGTTTTTGAAATCCAGCGGAATTTTTGATCAGTTGAAAGTTAGAATAGGATGGGGAAAAACAGGGAATCAAGAATTTCCTTCGGGTGCCTCCTTGAATAGATTTACGTTCGGCAATCAAAGTGTAGGTAGAGCCAACTTTCAAAATAGAGACCTAAAATGGGAAACCTCCACAACACTCAATGCTGGTATTGATTTCTCTGTATTAAAAGGACGTTTGTACGGTTCAATAGACTATTTCAATAAGAAAACTACGGATGCTTTATTTGAACAGACATTAGCACAGGATGGCCCTGCTGGACGTATCTGGGTAAATTTGGATGGTGAAATTGTCAATAAAGGGGTAGAGATTGCATTGACTGGTACAATTGTGAAAAATGATAACTGGACTTGGGATTTGACCGGTAACGCTACATTCCTAAAAAATAGTGTGAGCGGTTTGGTTGGTTATTATGAAACTGGTGCATTGAGAGGACAAGGTTTCTCAGGTGTATTGGGACAGCGCATGGTCAATGGTCAACCATTAAATGTATGGTATTTGGCCGATTATCAAGGTATTGATCCGCAGACAGGGACAAGTATGTATCGTGGTCATGACGGAAGCATCAATACAACGAATGATCCCGCAAGTAACAAATTCTACATGAATAGTCCTAATCCTACTACTTTGCTAGGTATTTCGACCAATGTTAGCTATAAGCAATTTTCTTTGGCGGCCAATATGAATGGTGCACTTGGGCATTACCTATTCAATAACACTGCCGCGACAACTTTAGGCATCAGTAATTTGTCTTCCCGCAATATTGGCTCAGCTTTCTTTGATACATCTGTTAAAGAATCCACATCGAATTCAGCGTCAGCCTCAACACGTTATCTGGAAAAAGGAGATTATTTAAAAATGGCTAATTTGACATTGAGCTATAAGGTGGGCAATGTAGGGAAAACACTTAAAAATTTAAATGTTTCCCTCACCGGACAAAACCTCTTTATCATAACTAAATATACAGGCTTCGATCCGGAGGTTAACACCGACGGTTCCAGTAATGGTATCCCATCATTGGGTATTGAGTATTTGCCTTATCCTCCAGCCAGAAATATTCTATTGGGGGTGAACTTCTCACTATAAGTATATTGTTAAATGTCATTGGATAACAAAAATATAAGACAGATGAAATTAAGAACTTTATTATATATCGGAATAATCGGTTCAGTTGTTACAAGTACGTTCTCTTGTACAAAACTGAAGGAAGAATTTAGAGGCGAACTGGAGGAGGGGACATCGGCTATAGATCCGGGGGCGCTCTTAGTGACAGCTTATAATTCTTTGAATACGCCTTATCAGCAGGAGCAGCGTTGGGTGATGCAGGAAATATCAACGGATGCGGCGATGGCCCCTACGCGTGGTGGCGATTGGGATGATAACGGAATGCACCGGGCAATTCATCTTCATACCTGGAATGCAGATAATGGTTATATGAATAATACCTTTGTCAGTTTAGGTACTGCAGTTTACAACGCCGGTGTTGTCGTACGTAGCAATCCAAATGCACAGCAGGCCGCAGAAGCAAGATTTATCCGCGCTTTGGCCATGTTTGATCTCTTGGATCTCTATGGAGTAGTGCCTTTACGACAGGGCCCCTCATTAGAAGATTTTAAAATAGCGCCAGATGTATTACAGCCGCAGGCAGCCATTGATTTTATGGTAAAAGAACTCAACGAGATCTTAAATAGTTTGCCCGCAAATGGGCCGAGGGCAGCTTATGTAGCGAATAGGAATGCCGCAAGAACATTATTGATGAAAATCTACTTGAATAAGGGCGCATTTTTAACTAGGCAAACACCAACTTTTGCGGCAGAGGACATGAATAAAGTGGTTACTTTAGCAAAAGAAATCACCGCAAGTGGAGCGTATACTGTATCTGCAAAAGGAAAGTATTTTGATAATTTTGCCCCGGATAATGACGAAAAATCAACCGAGAATATCTATACTTTATTCAATAAAAATGGAGAACGAGGCGGTAACGTGGATCGCACCTGGAATACAGTTGCCCATTATAATCTGAATCCAGGGGGATGGAATGGCTGGTGTACACTCTCGGATTACTATGATAAATTTGGGGCGGCAGATGAGCGTAGAGGTATTTACTATGACTATCCAGCAGATACTACCTCAAATAGAACCAAGAAATTCCAACGTCAGAATGTAGGCTTTTTTGCCGGACAGCAATATAATTGGAGTACCAATAAGCCACTAATGGCTCGGAACCCTTCGACAGCACCGTTATCATTCACACGTGAAGTAACAATCAGGACTTCCGGGGCTACATTGGAAACCGCAGGTATCCGCCCAATGAAGTATGCATTTGACTATGCGGTGACTGGACAACGGAATAACGATTGGGTTGTGTTTCGTTACTCTGATGTGCTATTAATGCAAGCAGAGGCTGTATTGAGAGGCGGGACAGGTTCTGCTTCAGAAGCTCTGGATTTAGTCAATAAAATTCGTACCAATCGTGGCGTTACGAACTTCACGTCCTTGACGCTCGACAACCTATTAGATGAGCGTGCTCGTGAATTGTATTGGGAAGGTTGGCGGAGACAAGATCTGATCCGATTCGGTAAATACTTATTAGCATGGCAAGAAAAGGCGGCGGATCCAGATCCAAAAACCTTGATTTATCCAATTCCTAGCCAACAACTTGCGGTAAACCCGAACCTGAAACAAAATCCAGGTTATTAATATGCAAAAGCTACAGTTGCTCCCTAGGAGGAGGCCTGTAGATTGCTAATTTTTTATTAAAGGTATTTAAACTATCGCGATTACTGTGGTAGTTTAAATACTTTTTTGTTTGGGCAAATTAGCGATTTTCTGAGGCTGCGAGCTGTATATCTTTCAAAATTCCCTGATATTACCTATTGAACCTGAAAATATTATCTTGTTTTTTTGATAAAAAATAGTCACTTTAGTTGTGGATAACTAGCCAAAGAGGATTGGTTATTTGACGGTTAAAACTTAGAAACTTTCAAATAGCTTATTCCATTACAAGATTTCATTGGAAAGATTGTATGGAAATACGACCATCTAAATGTAGAATATGATTAATGACATCCTACAGCGCGCACCGACTGACGAAAAAGAATTTTTTCTAGTCTATCGTTATTGGTATAGGAAATTATATTATTTTTTATACCACAAAACGCAGTGTTCGGATCTCGCTGAAGATGTTGTTCAACAAACGTTTCTGATCGTTTGGGAACGTAAAAATGGGGCAGATCAGCGGGTGCTATTCAGTACACAGCTTTTTCAAATTGCGCGTACCAAGTTGATCGACGAACTTCGCAGACGGGCCTTAAACCGAAAATACGTAGATTTTGAGAAACCTTTTGTGCTGAGCCAGTATGAAGATATGGAAAGACGGATCGCCTACAAAGATGAGTTGGAATATGTCAAAGGGCTGATTGCGCAAATGCCCTTTATGAGGCAGCAGGTCTTTTATCTACATAAGTTTGAAGAGTTGAGTTACAAAGAAATTGCTGTCAAATTATCCATTTCGCCTAAGACCGTAGAGAACCACATCAGCATCGGTTTAAAATTCATTAAAAAATTTTTCAAATTGCTTTAGGGGATAAGGTAACCTTTATTCGTATAACAGTTAAATACCTGCTCACAACTGGGTAGCAACTGTTATGAATCGTAAGCAATTATTAAATAAATTCCTGGCAAATCAATGCTCAGCGGAAGAGGCTAAACTTGTCTTCTCTTGGCTTAATGAGAACCCGAAATTATTGGATGATCTGATCTCGGAGGATGATTGGATGTCCTATATTGCACAGGAGAAAAATGTTAAGCGTAGGAACGGCAATATCTCCAAGATATTTACTGTTTTTGTCGTCTTTGGCTTGCTGTTTTTTTGCTCAAATCTGTTTGAGGAACAGCATGCTCAAATTGCACAAGACATCATCAGGAAGACCTATTATAATCCCTTATCTCGGCCCAAAGAAATCATTACGGACGATGAATCTCATCTTATTCTTGCACCGGGGGCATTGGTGCAGGTCAGAATAAAATCAAATCTTGATTTCAGATATGTAAAGGTCTTGGAGGGAAAAGTTCAATTTGAAGTAGCAAAGGATCCATCTAAGCCTTTTATTGTGGAGAGTGACCAATTGACAACAACTGCACTCGGAACACAATTTATTGTAAACTACACAAGTCGCTCTAAAGACGTTCTTGTACAGTTGCTGGAAGGGAAGGTACGGGTGGCACATATCATGCAAAGTGCGGAACATGTAAAAATCCTGAAACCTGGACAGCAAATTCACTTCTCAGCAGCTTCGCAAATGGTTCTTTCCGACTTCGGAAACACGAGTAAAGGAGCTGACCGTGTAGTTAATTTCTTACCACGGCTTATAGGTACAGCGAAAGAAAAAGAATATAGTTACCCAATGACGATTCATCAATCGACAAACTGGTTGGAAATGGAGGAAACTTCCCTGTCCGAAATTATCCAATATATTAATCATGAACTAGATATGCCTGTATCGTATGATTCTTTGCTGGTCAGGAATTATCGTTTAAAAGGACGTTTCCGAAGGAATGCGGCTATGAATTTACAGGATAAAACACAATTGGCTGAGTCCATTCTACAATTGATTGTTGAAGTAAATCCTTTTAAGTTGGAAAAACAACAGAACACATATATACTCAAACCTAAAAAATAGAATTATGGTAAAACTCAACTTAACCAAGAAACCATTTTTTGTTTTGCTGCTTCTGACACTGATGTCCTTTCAATGTCTGGCTGGAACGATCAATGGTATTGTCAAGAATGCTGCCGGACAGCGTCTAGCTGGGGTCAGTATCGTATTGAAAAATGCAGGAAGCAATTTTTCGACGAGCAGTTCTAGTGCGGCTGACGGGAGCTTTCGTTTTGCGGAAGTCCCCAATGCCAAAGGGTATGAATTGACCTTCTCTTATATTGGTTATCAGACCTATGTAGAAAAAGATGTACAAGTGTCAGTTTCGGGCGCGACAACCCTGTCTATTATCCTGGAGGATCAAGTCAACCAATTGGAAGACGTGGTGGTGATCGGTTATGGGAAGCAGAAAAAAAGTGATCTGACGGGGGCCATTGCTTCGCTTTCGAGCAATGAGCTAACAAAAGGCGGTGCCGTGAGTAATGTAGGGCAAGCATTGCAAGGAAAAGCTTCGGGAGTAGTGGTAACACAAAATTCGAAAGCTCCCGGAGGGAGTACATCTATTCGGATCCGAGGAACCAATTCCATCAGTGGAAGTAACGATCCATTGTATGTTATTGATGGTTTCCCTACAAATAATGGGATCAATATCAACCCAGATGATATCGCCTCCATGGATATTCTCAAAGATGCGTCAGCAACAGCGATCTATGGATCCAGAGGTGCAAACGGTGTTATCATCATTACGACGAAACGAGGTAAGACAGATCAAAATAATATTACTTATAGTGGTTATGTGGGGACGCAAAATCCAATTAATCCCTTTCGATTTCTTGATGGCAAGCAATACATGAACCTCGCTAATGCGCTTTATAAGGAGATTGAAGGTCAGGAAAACCAAGAAAATGCAGTGTATACTAAATCACAGCTTGAGTCTGATGTGAATACCGACTGGGTCAAAGAGACCATGCGCAACAGCATTTTGCAGAATCATAATCTACAGTTTTCAGGAGGTGGTGAGAAAACAAAAGTATTGACAAGTCTGGGGTATTTTGATCAAAAAGGGATTTTGAAGACAACGGATTTTAACCGGGTATCGGGACGTATCAATGTAGATCAAAAAGTTAACGATTTTATTCGAGCTGGTGCAACTTTGTCTGCCCAGCGTGAGAAATCCAACATGCAGGTATATGATGGAAATATTCTGAATTCGAATGTTCTGTATAGTATATTGACTTATGACCCAACGGTTCCAGTGTATAATGCTGATGGTAGCTTTGGAAGGCCTCCAGGCGGACAAGGTGATAATCCATTGGCCAACTTAATTTCTCGAATCAACGATGTGCAACGCGACAAATTAAACGGAAATATCTTTGTGGAAGTGAATCCGATCAAGGAACTGACATTACGGATGAATGCCGGTACCGAGATTACCCACGATCAATTGGGCAGCTATCTGACCAGAGATTCTTATCAAGGGGGAATTGATGACGGTGTCGCTAGTCAGGCCGATTTCAATGAAACACATAATCTAATTGATTTTTATGCAACATACGCAAAAGTATTTAACGAAAAGCATAGCTTGAACGTGATGGGTGGTTATTCGTACGAAAAATATGTGCGCAACAATAAAGGGATAAACGTGAAAGGGTTCTCAACAGATTTATTGGAATACAATAATTTGGGGATGGCCTCAAGTATTACTGGTGTAAACTCTGCTAAGTCAGAGAATCTCGTGATCTCCTTCTTCGGCCGTGTAAACTATACCTATGATGATAAATATTTGTTAACAGCTACTTTGCGTAGGGACGGCTCTTCACGTTTCAGTCCCAATCACCGTTGGGGAACTTTTCCTTCGGCGGCCTTTGCCTGGAAAATCAATAATGAAGACTTTATGAAAGGGCAACAGTTATTCTCTGACTTAAAGTTTAGATTGGGCTATGGTCAGACCGGAAATGATCGAGTGGCTGATTATGCTTCTTATGGCTTAATGGATAATGGACACTATACTTTTGATGGCGTCAATAATGCTGGTGGTGTAAAACAAAATCCAACTTACCCCGAAAACGATAAACTAAAATGGGAATCTACCACGCAGTATAATGTGGGTGTTGATTTTTCATTCTTTAAAAATAGATTGGCATTTACCTTGGATGCTTATTATAAGAAGACAAACGATCTCTTGATAAGAAGTATACTACCATACTACACTGGATATAGTTCTGGACAACGCAATCTGGGTACGATGAATAATAAAGGATTGGAGTTTTCGGTAACCAGCAAGAATATGACGGGTGAATTTACCTGGGAAACAAAATTGAACTTAGCTATGAACCGCAATAAAGTTTCCAGTCTCGGTGGTGAACCCGATCAACTATTGACTTCTTCAAAACCAATGGGCAATGTCTCGGAGGAGGCTTATTCCGTGATCCGTGTAGGTGAATCGTTAGGCTCCTTGTTTGGTTACAAATATCTTGGTGTAATTCAGCAGGGAGAGAAATATGGTCCGCAACCGAACTCAAAGCCAGGAGATCCAAAGTTTGCTGATGTCAATGGCGATGGTACCATAAACTCGGCTGATCGTACCATTATTGGCCGGGGTTATCCGAAACTCAATTTTGGGATGACCAATACATTTACATATAAACATTTCGATCTAACTGCGTTTGTCTATGGAAATGTAGGGAATGACCTGTTGAATATGACGCGTATGAACCTTGAATGGAAGCGTGGTACTGAAGCATTAAATCGCTGGACACCGACGAATACCAATACAGATATCCCAAGAAATGGATTTTATTATATGAGTTATGGCGGGTATATCAATGATCATTTTGTTGAAAATGCATCTTTCTTACGCTTACGGAATTTGACATTGGGTTATACTGTTCCATTGAGAACGAAAGCAATTCAATCCATCCGTGTGTACGGCATGGCGGAAAACTTATTTACAATCAGTAATTACTCCGGTTGGGATCCAGAGGTGGATACCAAAGGTTATGAAAATGATGCGTTGGTAAAGAATAGATCCGGAAATAATCAGAGTGCTAATGCCGGTGTGGGATTGGACTTCAATTCCTATCCTTCAATGCGTTCATTTACTTTTGGCGTTAGTGCCACATTTTAATATGTAACACCCAAAATTCTATACGACATGAACAAGATTAAAACGAATATAAAATATATGCTGGGGATAGCTGGGCTAGCCTCTATTCTTACGGGAAGTTTGCAAAGCTGCACCAAACTCGAACCAAAGTTATATAGCGATCTAACAACTAAAAACGCCTATTCAACAGAAAGCGATATTAATGCGGCCTTAACAGGTATATATACAAGTTTGTCACCTTATCCCGGTGATGCTTATCTATATTATGCGGGATATCTGGTAATGATTACAGATTATGCAACTGACATAGGGTTTTCTACAGCAGCTGGAGATCCCACACGGATGAGTAATTTTACATACGATGACAATAACCGGTATTTTAAGTTCAATTACCAAAATATGTACCAGGTTATCAGTAA
The window above is part of the Sphingobacterium sp. ML3W genome. Proteins encoded here:
- a CDS encoding two-component regulator propeller domain-containing protein; its protein translation is MRVITLIPILYLLLVWTNLQAQSFYFKNYQPHDGLSNSSVKCITQDTQGFLWLGTRNGLNRFDGNQFKIFRHNASDPTSIGSSSILSILTDSKGILWVGTTRGTYCYNPVKENFQPFDRIPIGEVNAIHEYAGFIWLLSTGKLYRYNPYTTEIVPFDQNKNTLVAITSSKKGGLWTTDINSTIERYQVNEGKFVQIALKKTNRKALANTKTVYAINDSLLMVGTINSAYLFDFKNGTLKNLFANHYPKKVIQANCIIQQTESVYWIGTETGIYTYNIHTGQSQHIKKDLLNPFAISDNAVLNFYRDREDNIWFGTFFGGFNQYSNQFDNFKKYLYGFGKSALSGNIVHDIKKDSYGNFWIGTEDGGLNKIDGQTQQIQHFVANGKKGSIAHNNVHGLATIGDELWVGSTTHGLDILNVKTGKLKKHYDRIGSGPLQSSFAVCIFKSRDNSMFVGTDRALYGYNKHSDSFDVLPIKAWIQGIYEDEYGILWVNTYGSGVYQYNRGTGEIQHLSSEQGKRNTLVNNYVNGLFEDSKKNLWFCTESGLSKYRRDGHFTNYLTESGLPSNQVFKVLEDDNNSIWISTGGGLVRLDGNLPHMVIYTSRDGLPADQFNYNSAFKDKDGTLYFGTIKGMVSFNPTKSIKNSFIPPIFISDIQINNESIPVRENGILKQSISLSKEIQLSYNSSNISFNIAALSFVSPKSNAYRYIMEGYDKGWTDITGNQKIYYNKLPPGTYTFRFKGANNNGIWNPTEKELRIVVSPPWWLSSWAYFAYFFAVSTIVLLILRYYFLLIKANNAQKMDNYERKKEQEVYNLKLEFFTNLAHEIRTPLTLIKMPLEKIIRTRQFTDSETASDLALMEKNTSRLIRLTNQLLDFRKAETNNMSLIFTKTDINSLLSDVFNDLNSLAKEKLLHYDLSLPRITLTAFVDEEALRKILTNLIHNGIKYADNHVHIKLLPFNSDDIMFNIEFRNDGEIIPFDKREKIFEPFYRLNESDKDTGTGIGLPLSRSLVELHQGSLSLVYTEEQRNIFLLSLPIFQEQSLDIKPFLEENYKTEERGMYAKEEETTEKPVILIVEDNKEILAYLNKELKINYTILRANNGAEALEILDRDNVQLVLTDIMMPIMDGIALCKRIKTDILYSHIPVIFLTAKNALDAKIQGLKIGADAYIEKPFSMEFLMVQLRNILNNRKIIKNYFTNSPSTHLAEINVSAPDKDFISLLNTIIYDNISDIDLNVEELAKLMNMSRPTLYRKIKGLSDLTPNELINISRLKKAAELLTQKEYNITQISTMVGYTVQSNFSRDFHKHYGMPPSTYIVEHSKQ
- a CDS encoding SusC/RagA family TonB-linked outer membrane protein, which produces MKNKLLAQCVMMPALLLTTFIAVAQTRVLKGKVVDETQSPLTGATIKVKGSTTATTTDADGGFSINISNDAKSLEVSYIGYATKEVPIAGNDMTIALEPGSNQGLDEVVVIGYGTARKRDLTGSMVTIGAKNFNKGIMTSPDQLIQGKTPGVMVINNTGQPGGSTTVRIRGNSSIRASNNPLFVLDGVPMSGNSPLPEGRGGFSSDRGNPLTYLNPGDIASMDILKDASATAIYGSRGANGVVIITTKKGKVGPPEISVGASAGVSTMREYPDVLNASRFREALNYYTPSEVANSDFGGNEDAFKAITRKAITQNYYADVAGGTEHGKYRLSGGYLNQNGIIRGSQLKKYTANFSGNFRFLENKRLGLDFAVFLTQMDNKYAPINATVGSEGNVISQALQWNPTRPLRDDKGNLTFVSSTTRNPLTSIEAFKDVATTNTMVVNLAPYYKITDDLEYRFIYSAMRQTGNREGMYRAGLIDPSAVNNEQAFISNNGETNLQMTHMLSYNKQINDDWSVNAVAGYEYLDYNYNNNISFGGGFKYMGLDYFDYLQYSTVSTREIASYRSPTNQLQSFFLRGGFNYLDRYLFTATARRDGSTKFGANNKYAMFPSLAIAWNVAQEEFLKSSGIFDQLKVRIGWGKTGNQEFPSGASLNRFTFGNQSVGRANFQNRDLKWETSTTLNAGIDFSVLKGRLYGSIDYFNKKTTDALFEQTLAQDGPAGRIWVNLDGEIVNKGVEIALTGTIVKNDNWTWDLTGNATFLKNSVSGLVGYYETGALRGQGFSGVLGQRMVNGQPLNVWYLADYQGIDPQTGTSMYRGHDGSINTTNDPASNKFYMNSPNPTTLLGISTNVSYKQFSLAANMNGALGHYLFNNTAATTLGISNLSSRNIGSAFFDTSVKESTSNSASASTRYLEKGDYLKMANLTLSYKVGNVGKTLKNLNVSLTGQNLFIITKYTGFDPEVNTDGSSNGIPSLGIEYLPYPPARNILLGVNFSL